One Clostridium estertheticum DNA segment encodes these proteins:
- the spoIIR gene encoding stage II sporulation protein R, with amino-acid sequence MKKFILTSITITIIIAIVLNGSNVATKATQNDIAGKLIRFHVIANSDDKIDQGLKLKVRDSVLKYVSPKLVDCKSIEQSRKIINNEDKNIKKIAESVINKNGFKYSVATTLSKEYFPVKTYGNITLPQGEYEAYRIIIGSGSGQNWWCVMFPPLCFVDITKGNVSYEKTESEMKEVLSDDEYNLVDNTINDAVNNKIVVKFKILEVFNKLFS; translated from the coding sequence TTGAAAAAATTTATATTAACAAGTATTACTATAACTATTATAATCGCTATAGTTTTAAATGGCAGTAATGTGGCTACAAAAGCTACTCAAAATGATATTGCTGGCAAACTTATTAGGTTTCATGTAATAGCTAATAGTGATGACAAAATAGATCAAGGATTAAAATTAAAAGTAAGAGATTCTGTTTTAAAATATGTATCACCAAAACTTGTGGATTGCAAAAGTATAGAACAATCAAGAAAAATTATAAATAATGAAGATAAAAATATTAAAAAAATTGCTGAAAGCGTTATTAATAAAAATGGCTTTAAATATTCAGTAGCTACAACCCTTTCAAAGGAATATTTCCCAGTTAAAACCTATGGAAATATAACTTTGCCTCAAGGTGAATACGAAGCTTACAGAATAATTATTGGAAGTGGCAGTGGACAAAACTGGTGGTGTGTTATGTTTCCGCCATTATGTTTTGTAGATATTACAAAAGGAAATGTATCCTATGAAAAAACCGAGAGTGAAATGAAAGAAGTATTATCAGATGATGAATATAATTTGGTAGATAATACTATAAATGATGCTGTAAATAATAAAATAGTTGTGAAATTTAAAATATTAGAAGTTTTTAACAAATTATTCAGTTAA
- the ypeB gene encoding germination protein YpeB has protein sequence MKMLKKRILYTSAVTIIVVFSTTFAILMFLERLDYRNYLQGQYSKNMYELISSVQNIRINLGKAAIVGSREQSIVVFEEIFRYSATANDKLHSLPIDQSVVGDTSQFLTQVGDFCYSLAKATSEGKDLTDKEYGVIDDLEKQSYTLQEQLNGVLSDINVGKVKWGEIRKKSTVAFAKAGDNLVNEKFKGIQKQIVQYPALIYDGPFSDNILEIKPKIMSQKEVSQSDAVKTIKNIFGEDKIVSVENKAVQGKTRIPTYTFYVTFKGRDKSEPKTVIEVSKNGGRIVYLLDNRTIGKPTIDINKAIEGGSAFIGKIGYKNMEPTYTLNYENTAVVSYVYNQGEVVIYPDQVKLKIALDDGSIIGIESEKFLVSHVEKRQIAAPKITAVKAQERVGKRLKINKISLAIVPTEMNKEVLCYEFIGSYKEKNFIVYINANTGYEQRIMEIIDTPNGKLTI, from the coding sequence ATGAAAATGCTAAAGAAAAGAATATTGTATACAAGTGCTGTAACTATAATTGTTGTATTTTCAACTACTTTTGCTATACTAATGTTTTTGGAGAGGTTAGATTATAGAAATTATCTTCAAGGTCAATATAGTAAAAATATGTATGAACTTATTAGTTCTGTACAAAACATAAGAATAAATCTAGGCAAAGCTGCTATTGTTGGTTCGAGGGAACAGAGTATAGTAGTTTTCGAAGAGATTTTTAGATATTCAGCTACTGCAAATGATAAATTGCATTCTTTGCCAATAGACCAATCAGTTGTTGGAGACACTAGTCAATTTTTAACTCAAGTAGGGGATTTCTGCTATAGTCTAGCCAAAGCAACATCGGAAGGAAAGGATCTAACTGATAAGGAATATGGAGTAATTGACGATTTAGAAAAGCAATCATATACGCTTCAGGAGCAATTAAATGGTGTGCTCTCCGACATAAATGTTGGTAAAGTGAAGTGGGGAGAGATTAGAAAAAAAAGTACTGTTGCATTTGCAAAAGCAGGGGATAATCTTGTAAATGAGAAATTCAAGGGTATACAAAAACAAATAGTTCAATACCCTGCATTAATTTATGATGGGCCTTTTTCAGATAATATATTAGAAATAAAGCCGAAAATAATGTCTCAAAAAGAGGTAAGTCAAAGTGATGCAGTTAAAACAATAAAAAATATATTTGGAGAAGATAAAATTGTAAGTGTAGAAAATAAAGCAGTGCAAGGGAAGACTAGAATACCCACCTATACATTTTACGTAACATTTAAAGGCCGGGATAAAAGTGAGCCTAAAACAGTAATAGAAGTAAGCAAAAACGGAGGAAGAATAGTATATTTATTAGATAATAGGACTATTGGTAAACCAACAATAGATATTAATAAGGCCATAGAAGGTGGAAGTGCGTTCATTGGAAAAATAGGATATAAAAATATGGAACCTACCTATACGCTAAATTATGAAAATACAGCAGTAGTAAGCTACGTATATAACCAAGGAGAAGTAGTTATTTATCCTGATCAAGTAAAGCTTAAGATCGCACTAGATGATGGTAGTATTATAGGAATTGAATCTGAAAAATTTTTAGTGTCTCATGTTGAAAAAAGACAGATAGCTGCGCCAAAAATAACCGCAGTAAAAGCCCAAGAAAGGGTTGGCAAGCGGCTGAAAATAAATAAAATTAGCTTGGCAATTGTACCTACTGAGATGAATAAAGAGGTTTTGTGTTATGAATTTATAGGCTCATATAAGGAGAAAAATTTTATAGTATATATTAATGCTAATACTGGATATGAGCAAAGAATAATGGAGATAATAGATACGCCCAATGGGAAATTAACTATTTAG
- a CDS encoding D-alanine--D-alanine ligase family protein, with protein MKKKIAVLFGGQSTEHEVSRVSATSVLKNIDPAKYDIYPIGITKDGLWFEYTGKLDNIESGEWENDEFFKIPEGQKLLFNKEVDVVFPVLHGLFGEDGTIQGMCKLLNIPCVGPGVMSSAICMDKIYTKYLLENFNIKQADYVVINAHEYVEDKDILIEKIEKKLGYSVFIKPSNGGSSVGITKAHNKEELILGLEEALKHDRKVLVEKAINAREIEVAVLGNDYPESSTPGEVIPAKEFYDYEAKYKSEASKLLIPAALSEVKLQTIKEQAIKIYKILDCAGMARVDFLVDKETEDVYLNEVNTIPGFTKISMYPKMWQATGKNFGTLIDELIELAIERNNK; from the coding sequence ATGAAAAAGAAAATAGCAGTATTATTTGGTGGACAGTCTACCGAACATGAGGTTTCTAGAGTATCAGCAACCTCGGTATTGAAAAATATTGATCCAGCGAAATATGATATATACCCTATTGGAATAACTAAAGATGGGTTATGGTTTGAATATACTGGAAAATTAGATAACATAGAAAGCGGAGAATGGGAAAATGACGAATTTTTTAAAATTCCAGAGGGACAAAAACTTTTATTTAATAAAGAGGTAGATGTAGTATTTCCAGTATTACATGGACTCTTTGGGGAAGATGGAACTATTCAAGGGATGTGTAAATTATTAAATATACCTTGTGTGGGTCCTGGAGTAATGTCTTCTGCTATTTGCATGGATAAAATATATACAAAATATTTATTAGAAAATTTTAATATAAAACAAGCTGATTATGTGGTAATAAATGCGCACGAGTATGTAGAAGATAAAGACATACTAATAGAGAAAATAGAAAAAAAACTGGGCTATTCAGTATTTATTAAACCATCTAATGGAGGGTCTTCTGTAGGGATAACCAAAGCACATAATAAAGAGGAGCTAATACTAGGACTAGAAGAAGCGCTAAAACACGATAGAAAAGTTTTAGTTGAAAAGGCTATAAATGCAAGAGAAATTGAGGTAGCAGTACTGGGAAATGACTATCCTGAATCATCTACACCAGGAGAAGTAATTCCAGCCAAAGAATTTTATGATTATGAAGCTAAATATAAAAGTGAAGCATCTAAGCTTTTAATACCCGCGGCACTTAGTGAAGTTAAGCTACAAACAATTAAAGAGCAAGCTATAAAAATTTATAAAATACTAGATTGCGCTGGTATGGCAAGAGTGGACTTTCTAGTAGACAAAGAAACTGAAGATGTTTATTTAAATGAGGTTAATACTATACCGGGGTTTACTAAAATAAGTATGTACCCTAAAATGTGGCAAGCCACAGGTAAAAATTTTGGGACGCTTATTGATGAACTTATAGAACTTGCTATAGAAAGAAACAATAAATAG
- a CDS encoding tRNA 4-thiouridine(8) synthase ThiI: MTTALAMISGGLDSILAAKLVKDQGIEVIGICFKSYFFNEKNALNIVKQIDIPLQVVDFSEEHLEMVKNPKHGHGKNMNPCIDCHAMMMRHCGELLEKFHADFIITGEVLNQRPMSQNRSALDIVKNESGIGHKILRPLCAKNLKETEMEIDGLIDREALLDISGRNRKVQMELAEKWGIKDYPSPAGGCKLTEPNYSRRLKELIEHKENTSKKDLELLKIGRHFRVSKDAKIISTRMQEEGEIIEQLLRPDDLMFLPRDYNGSTVVIIGKATNEDIEFAAKITGRYCKGKDEKNITIKYGKYGEPLDEFIDITPATEEEINKYILN, encoded by the coding sequence ATGACAACAGCTTTAGCTATGATTTCTGGAGGCCTGGACAGTATACTCGCAGCAAAACTTGTAAAAGATCAGGGCATAGAAGTTATAGGAATATGCTTTAAATCCTATTTTTTTAATGAGAAAAATGCACTGAATATTGTTAAACAAATAGATATACCACTACAAGTTGTAGACTTTTCAGAGGAACATTTGGAGATGGTAAAGAATCCAAAACACGGACACGGTAAAAATATGAATCCATGTATCGACTGCCATGCTATGATGATGAGACATTGCGGGGAACTATTAGAAAAATTCCATGCAGACTTTATTATAACAGGAGAAGTTTTGAATCAAAGACCTATGTCTCAAAATAGGTCCGCTTTAGACATAGTGAAAAATGAATCTGGAATAGGACATAAAATCTTAAGGCCCTTATGTGCTAAAAATCTTAAAGAGACTGAAATGGAGATAGATGGTTTAATAGATAGAGAAGCTCTTTTGGATATAAGTGGCAGAAATAGAAAGGTTCAAATGGAACTAGCAGAAAAGTGGGGTATTAAAGACTATCCATCACCTGCTGGTGGATGTAAGCTTACGGAGCCTAACTATTCTAGAAGGCTTAAGGAACTAATAGAGCATAAGGAGAATACATCTAAAAAAGATCTAGAACTATTAAAAATAGGAAGACATTTTAGGGTATCTAAAGATGCTAAGATTATATCTACGAGAATGCAGGAAGAGGGAGAAATAATAGAACAACTTTTAAGACCTGATGATTTAATGTTCTTACCGAGGGACTACAATGGTTCTACTGTTGTTATTATTGGTAAAGCCACAAATGAAGATATTGAGTTTGCAGCTAAAATTACAGGTAGATATTGTAAAGGTAAAGATGAAAAAAATATAACTATTAAATATGGTAAATATGGTGAACCTTTAGATGAATTTATAGATATAACGCCAGCAACAGAGGAAGAAATAAACAAATATATTTTAAATTAG
- a CDS encoding DUF1934 domain-containing protein, which produces MKKNAVISIVSKQSDNEEVGDAIEVVTPGEFYKKENSYYAVYEETEISGMKGTTTTLKIDKEHFTLIRTGTTNTEMKFKKYSRDLTLYNTPHGALDLTVDTKELKMNVDSNGGDVFIDYDMIIGNQQILSTTLKISIKAQ; this is translated from the coding sequence ATGAAGAAAAATGCAGTGATTTCAATTGTTAGTAAACAATCTGACAATGAAGAGGTTGGAGATGCTATAGAGGTGGTGACACCTGGTGAATTTTATAAAAAAGAAAATTCTTATTATGCAGTATATGAAGAGACTGAGATTTCAGGAATGAAGGGAACTACTACTACATTAAAAATTGATAAAGAACATTTTACACTTATAAGAACTGGAACTACTAATACAGAAATGAAATTTAAAAAATATTCAAGGGATTTAACACTATACAACACACCTCATGGTGCGTTAGATTTAACTGTAGATACTAAGGAGTTAAAGATGAACGTGGATAGTAATGGTGGAGATGTATTTATAGATTATGATATGATAATAGGAAATCAACAAATTTTAAGTACAACTCTAAAAATTAGTATCAAAGCACAATAG
- a CDS encoding CTP synthase yields the protein MSTKYIFVTGGVVSSLGKGITAASLGRLLKNRGLKVSMQKFDPYLNVDPGTMSPYQHGEVFVTDDGAETDLDLGHYERFIDENLSKSSNVTTGKVYWSVITKERRGDYLGGTVQVIPHITNEIKERAYRVAKEKDVDVVITEIGGTVGDIESLPFLEAIRQVKYEVGIENVCFIHVTLVPYLKMAGELKTKPTQHSVKELRSIGIQPDIIVCRSEEEISDDLKAKIGLFCNLEAGSVIQNLDAENLYEVPLMLHKEGLDTLVCKKLKLNCHEIDNADWTSMVYRLKNLSGNVKIALVGKYVELHDAYISVVEALSHGGLYNDSNVEIKWVNACDVTSDNASEMLGDVNGILVPGGFGDRGIEGKIEAARYARENKVPFFGICLGMQCAVIEYARNVAGLKGANSSEFEAEVEYPVIDLMPDQKDIDEKGGTMRLGLYACKLTKDSNAHEAYNDEVIYERHRHRYEFNNQYRKTITDAGLMLTGTSPDERLVEIVEIKDHPWFVGVQFHPELKSRPNKPHSLFKQFIKASLEHKK from the coding sequence ATGAGCACTAAGTACATATTTGTCACAGGTGGGGTAGTATCATCTTTAGGAAAAGGAATAACCGCAGCGTCCCTTGGCAGGCTTTTAAAGAATAGAGGGTTAAAGGTTTCTATGCAAAAATTTGATCCATATTTAAATGTAGACCCAGGCACCATGAGTCCTTATCAGCATGGAGAGGTTTTTGTTACAGATGATGGAGCGGAAACAGATTTAGATTTAGGACATTATGAGAGATTTATTGATGAAAATTTGAGTAAGAGCAGTAATGTAACTACAGGAAAAGTATATTGGTCAGTTATAACAAAAGAAAGAAGAGGAGACTATTTAGGTGGTACAGTACAAGTAATACCACATATAACTAATGAGATAAAAGAAAGAGCTTATAGAGTAGCTAAAGAAAAAGATGTAGATGTAGTTATAACTGAAATTGGTGGAACTGTTGGAGATATTGAGTCGCTACCGTTTTTAGAAGCAATAAGGCAGGTTAAATATGAGGTAGGAATAGAGAATGTTTGCTTTATCCATGTTACATTAGTGCCATATTTAAAGATGGCAGGAGAACTTAAAACAAAACCTACTCAGCATTCTGTAAAAGAACTTAGAAGTATAGGCATTCAGCCAGACATTATAGTATGCCGCTCTGAGGAGGAAATATCTGATGACTTGAAGGCTAAAATCGGGCTATTTTGTAATTTAGAAGCAGGCTCAGTAATTCAGAATTTGGACGCTGAGAACTTATATGAAGTACCGCTTATGCTTCACAAAGAGGGATTAGATACTCTAGTGTGTAAAAAATTAAAACTAAATTGTCATGAAATAGATAACGCTGATTGGACTTCCATGGTATATAGGTTAAAAAATTTATCAGGAAATGTGAAAATAGCACTAGTTGGAAAATACGTAGAACTTCATGATGCATATATTTCTGTTGTTGAAGCATTAAGCCATGGAGGGCTTTATAATGATTCTAATGTAGAAATTAAATGGGTAAATGCTTGTGATGTAACTTCAGACAATGCAAGTGAAATGTTAGGGGACGTTAATGGCATATTGGTTCCAGGCGGATTTGGCGATAGAGGAATAGAAGGCAAAATAGAGGCTGCAAGATATGCTAGAGAAAATAAAGTGCCATTTTTCGGTATATGTCTTGGTATGCAGTGTGCTGTTATAGAATATGCAAGAAACGTGGCAGGACTAAAAGGAGCTAATAGTTCAGAGTTTGAAGCGGAAGTGGAGTATCCAGTAATAGATTTAATGCCGGATCAAAAGGATATAGATGAAAAAGGCGGTACTATGAGACTGGGATTATATGCATGTAAATTAACAAAAGATTCTAATGCTCATGAAGCCTACAATGATGAAGTGATATATGAAAGACATAGACATAGATATGAATTTAATAATCAGTATAGAAAAACAATAACTGATGCAGGACTTATGCTTACAGGAACAAGCCCTGATGAAAGATTAGTAGAAATAGTTGAAATTAAAGATCATCCTTGGTTTGTTGGAGTTCAGTTTCACCCAGAACTTAAATCTAGACCTAATAAACCGCATTCACTGTTTAAACAATTTATTAAGGCATCTTTAGAACATAAAAAATAA
- the rho gene encoding transcription termination factor Rho, with product MINKDFENMTVVELREHCKELGVKNISKFKKNELIEEIKKMTPVSLQRDGVILKEKISPKITSKVQDDIIENSEQQISNDPIQTEKTPNNEDIDTGFKNQNENKKEKLQEMINESGSARGVLEIIENNSYGFLRGHNYLSGQDDIYVSPSQIRRFNLQTGDEVEGKVRTPKEGEKFKALLYVQGVNGENPDRAVGRRPFEKLTPIYPTQRLTLETSPTDLSSRMMDIISPIGKGQRGIIVAQPKAGKTTLLKKIANSISINHPEVKLIVVLIDERPEEVTDMQRSIKGEVIYSTFDEEPDHHTKVAYMVLERAKRMVEQGQDVVILLDSLTRLSRAYNLTVTPSGRTLSGGLDPSALLMPKKFFGAARNIEEGGSLTILATALIETGSRMDDMIFEEFKGTGNMEVHLDRKLQERRIFPAIDIYKSGTRREDLLLTKIEMETIYNLRKIMYREGNATGVTEKLLNLIAKTKNNREFLEMLNKNFEVLAR from the coding sequence TTGATAAACAAAGATTTTGAAAATATGACAGTAGTTGAGCTGAGGGAACATTGCAAAGAACTTGGTGTTAAAAACATTTCTAAATTTAAAAAAAATGAGTTAATTGAAGAAATAAAAAAGATGACACCAGTTTCATTGCAAAGAGATGGAGTTATTTTAAAAGAAAAAATAAGTCCTAAAATCACTTCTAAAGTTCAAGATGATATTATAGAAAATTCAGAGCAGCAAATCTCAAATGATCCAATCCAGACTGAGAAAACTCCTAATAATGAAGACATTGATACTGGTTTTAAAAATCAAAATGAAAATAAAAAAGAAAAGTTACAAGAAATGATAAATGAATCAGGATCGGCAAGAGGAGTTCTAGAAATAATCGAAAATAATAGTTATGGTTTTTTAAGAGGGCATAATTATTTATCAGGTCAAGATGATATTTATGTTTCACCATCTCAAATTAGAAGATTTAATTTGCAAACAGGTGATGAGGTAGAAGGTAAAGTTAGAACTCCTAAAGAGGGAGAAAAATTCAAAGCGCTATTGTATGTACAGGGAGTAAATGGAGAAAATCCGGATAGGGCTGTAGGCAGAAGGCCCTTTGAAAAGTTAACGCCTATTTACCCAACACAAAGGTTGACACTAGAAACTAGTCCAACAGATCTTTCTTCAAGAATGATGGATATTATTTCTCCTATAGGTAAAGGTCAGAGAGGTATAATTGTTGCACAACCAAAAGCAGGAAAAACAACACTTCTTAAAAAAATCGCTAACAGTATCTCCATAAATCACCCAGAAGTAAAATTAATTGTTGTTTTAATAGATGAGAGGCCCGAGGAAGTTACAGATATGCAGAGATCTATTAAAGGCGAAGTTATTTATTCCACTTTTGATGAAGAACCAGATCATCATACAAAAGTTGCTTATATGGTACTTGAAAGAGCTAAAAGAATGGTAGAGCAAGGGCAAGATGTAGTCATTCTATTAGATAGTTTAACTAGACTTTCCAGAGCTTACAATTTAACTGTAACCCCTTCAGGAAGAACACTATCCGGAGGCCTGGACCCTAGTGCGCTTTTGATGCCAAAGAAATTCTTCGGAGCAGCTAGAAACATTGAAGAGGGTGGAAGTTTGACAATCCTTGCTACGGCACTTATAGAAACTGGAAGCAGAATGGATGATATGATTTTTGAAGAATTTAAGGGTACAGGAAATATGGAAGTTCACTTAGATAGAAAACTTCAAGAAAGAAGAATATTCCCTGCCATTGATATTTATAAGTCAGGAACAAGAAGAGAAGATTTATTGCTTACTAAGATTGAAATGGAAACTATATATAATTTAAGAAAGATAATGTATAGAGAAGGTAATGCTACAGGAGTAACAGAAAAACTCCTAAACTTAATAGCTAAAACTAAGAATAATAGAGAGTTTTTAGAAATGCTAAATAAGAATTTTGAAGTATTGGCTAGATAA
- the rpmE gene encoding 50S ribosomal protein L31 has product MQEGIHPEYHKDTVVKCACGNTFITGSTKAELKVDVCSNCHPFYTGKQKNIDAGGRVDRFMKKFNIKSEVENDAE; this is encoded by the coding sequence ATGCAAGAAGGAATACATCCAGAATACCATAAAGACACAGTTGTTAAATGTGCATGTGGAAACACTTTTATTACAGGATCTACTAAAGCAGAACTTAAAGTAGACGTATGTTCTAACTGCCATCCATTCTACACTGGAAAGCAAAAGAATATTGATGCTGGTGGAAGAGTAGACAGATTCATGAAGAAATTCAATATAAAGAGTGAAGTTGAAAACGACGCAGAATAA
- a CDS encoding thymidine kinase: MYGPKNHGWVEVIIGPMYSGKSEELIRRIRRTKIAKQKLQVFKPEIDNRYSKVDVVSHCGEKEEAVPVKDSSELLGLLDADTQVVAIDEVQFFDKGIIDVITTLADNNKRVICAGLDMDFKGEPFGPIPALLAVAEFVDKIQAICVVCGNPATRTQRLINGKPAKYEDPIVLIGALESYEARCRKCHIVPREGV, from the coding sequence ATGTATGGACCAAAAAATCATGGTTGGGTGGAAGTTATTATAGGACCTATGTATAGTGGAAAGTCTGAAGAACTTATACGTAGAATAAGAAGAACCAAAATTGCAAAACAAAAATTACAAGTTTTCAAACCGGAAATTGATAATAGGTATAGCAAAGTAGACGTGGTATCTCACTGCGGAGAGAAGGAAGAGGCTGTTCCGGTTAAGGATAGCTCAGAACTTCTAGGCCTATTAGATGCGGATACACAAGTAGTTGCTATCGATGAGGTGCAATTTTTTGATAAGGGTATAATTGATGTAATTACTACACTGGCTGATAATAATAAAAGAGTTATATGTGCGGGACTAGATATGGATTTTAAGGGTGAACCTTTCGGACCTATACCGGCACTACTTGCTGTAGCAGAATTTGTGGACAAAATCCAGGCTATTTGCGTAGTGTGTGGTAATCCTGCCACTAGAACTCAACGTTTGATTAATGGAAAGCCAGCTAAATACGAGGATCCTATTGTGTTAATTGGAGCGTTAGAATCCTATGAAGCCAGGTGTAGAAAGTGTCATATTGTTCCTAGAGAAGGGGTGTAA
- a CDS encoding DUF1385 domain-containing protein, giving the protein MAKNVNVGGQAVIEGVMMRGSAGIATAVRTEQGEIVVEKKSYMSYTKKNKLLGLPIIRGFISLIESLVIGVQTLNYSASFFEEEGEPSKLDKLIKKIFKEKSNDIIMGVSLVISLVISVGLFFILPTLVANVFSKMGTSTMGMNIVEGIIRVLIFLLYVYLIGKMEDIKRVYQYHGAEHKTIFCYENNVELTPENAAKFGRLHPRCGTNFLFLVMIVSIIVFSLTGWNSIGERIMYRIILLPLISGVSYEIIKWMGKSRGSLAKILSYPGLKLQNLTTREPDLAQLEVAIKALKVAEGIED; this is encoded by the coding sequence ATGGCTAAAAATGTTAATGTTGGAGGTCAGGCAGTAATTGAAGGGGTTATGATGAGAGGAAGTGCGGGTATTGCTACTGCAGTGAGAACCGAGCAAGGAGAGATTGTGGTAGAGAAAAAAAGCTATATGTCCTACACTAAAAAGAATAAACTTTTAGGACTTCCTATAATAAGAGGATTTATTTCGCTGATTGAATCCTTAGTGATAGGTGTACAAACTTTAAACTATTCAGCTTCTTTTTTCGAAGAGGAGGGCGAACCTTCAAAATTAGATAAATTAATAAAAAAAATATTCAAAGAAAAAAGTAATGATATAATTATGGGAGTATCACTTGTTATTTCGCTGGTTATATCTGTAGGGTTATTTTTTATTTTACCAACTCTAGTAGCTAATGTTTTTAGTAAAATGGGGACAAGTACCATGGGTATGAATATCGTAGAAGGAATTATTAGAGTTTTAATATTTTTATTATATGTGTATCTTATTGGCAAAATGGAAGATATTAAGAGAGTGTACCAATATCACGGTGCGGAACATAAAACCATATTTTGTTATGAAAACAATGTTGAATTAACTCCAGAGAATGCAGCTAAATTTGGAAGACTACATCCAAGATGTGGCACGAATTTTTTATTTTTAGTTATGATAGTCAGCATAATAGTGTTCTCTTTAACTGGTTGGAATTCAATTGGGGAGAGAATAATGTATAGGATTATACTTCTTCCACTAATTTCAGGTGTAAGCTATGAAATTATTAAATGGATGGGTAAAAGCCGAGGTTCCTTAGCTAAAATTCTTTCTTACCCAGGCCTTAAATTGCAGAATCTTACTACAAGAGAACCAGATTTGGCGCAACTAGAGGTGGCAATAAAAGCTCTTAAAGTAGCTGAGGGTATTGAAGATTAA
- the prmC gene encoding peptide chain release factor N(5)-glutamine methyltransferase, translating to MNIGEILLKSYGILKKVGIESYLLDSQLLLGKVLNVDKLFIMLNRGFELNHQEENEFSRLIQLRERKMPIKYILGECEFMGMDLIVKPGVLIPRPDTEILVEEVIKHINEKAYTKVCDVCSGSGAIGIAIAGFVKGAVVMLYDISDDAIAVAKLNIERFDLASRVNVESSDLLQSAIEQNKKFQVVVSNPPYIREEVIPTLMEDVKNYEPYIALSGGKDGLDFYRRITRESLLVLEKGGLLALEIGYDQREEVRDILLKSGFNNIECIKDLSGNDRVIKGILMD from the coding sequence ATGAATATAGGAGAAATACTTCTTAAGTCCTATGGAATTTTAAAAAAAGTTGGAATTGAGAGCTATTTGTTAGATTCGCAACTTTTACTAGGCAAGGTTTTAAATGTTGATAAATTGTTCATAATGCTTAATAGAGGTTTTGAACTTAACCACCAAGAGGAAAATGAGTTTTCGCGGCTAATCCAGCTTAGGGAAAGAAAGATGCCTATAAAATATATTCTTGGGGAATGTGAATTTATGGGTATGGATTTAATAGTAAAGCCTGGAGTTTTAATACCAAGACCTGATACTGAAATTTTAGTTGAAGAAGTAATTAAGCATATAAATGAAAAAGCTTATACTAAAGTGTGCGATGTTTGTAGTGGAAGTGGAGCTATTGGCATAGCCATAGCCGGATTTGTTAAAGGTGCAGTGGTAATGCTTTATGATATATCAGACGATGCAATAGCTGTTGCAAAATTAAATATAGAGAGATTTGATTTGGCCAGTAGGGTTAATGTAGAGAGCAGTGATTTATTACAAAGTGCTATTGAGCAGAATAAGAAATTTCAAGTGGTGGTTTCTAATCCTCCTTATATAAGAGAAGAAGTTATACCTACTTTGATGGAGGATGTAAAAAATTATGAGCCCTACATAGCACTTAGTGGTGGAAAAGATGGTTTGGATTTTTATAGGAGAATTACAAGAGAGAGTTTGCTGGTTTTAGAAAAGGGTGGTCTTTTAGCTTTGGAAATAGGTTATGACCAAAGAGAGGAAGTTCGGGATATTCTTTTAAAATCTGGATTTAATAACATAGAATGTATTAAGGATTTATCAGGAAATGATAGGGTTATTAAGGGCATATTAATGGATTAA